One window of the Carnobacterium maltaromaticum DSM 20342 genome contains the following:
- a CDS encoding alpha-glucoside-specific PTS transporter subunit IIBC, which produces MMEKIQRFGGAMFTPVLLFSFSGIMLALTIIFKNPMLVGSIANEGTFWYNAWSVVESGAWTVFNQMELLFVIGLPIGLAKKANARAAMEAVVTYLTFNYFVGSILEHFGKTFGVDYAGSADSGTGLKMIAGIKTLDTGIVGAILISAIVVWIHNRYFDVKLPEFLGIFQGSSLVVIIGFFMMLPIAILTAWIWPKIQLGIGSMQGFLAASGVFGVWLYTFLERILIPTGLHHFIYTPFIFGPAVVEGGITRYWMDHLNEFSRSTEPLKKLFPEGGFALHGNSKIFAAPGIAAAFYATAKPEKRKKVLAILIPVTLTAVLAGITEPLEFTFLFIAPVLFVVHALLAATMAATMYAFGVVGDMGGGFIDLLAKNWIPLGANHWQTYAIQLVIGLAFTAIYFLVFRFLILKFNFATPGREADTTDVKLYSKKEYKEKMAGAGGPAIEGANQYTEAAAIYLEGLGGSDNIANVNNCATRLRIGVHDETLVQPDEVFREGGAHGVVRNGKAFQIIVGLSVPQVREQFENLLKFNQNLEGDGQ; this is translated from the coding sequence ATGATGGAAAAAATTCAGCGCTTTGGTGGCGCGATGTTTACACCCGTATTACTTTTTTCTTTTTCAGGAATTATGCTGGCTTTAACTATCATCTTTAAAAATCCAATGCTCGTTGGCAGTATTGCGAATGAAGGCACTTTTTGGTACAACGCTTGGTCTGTTGTTGAAAGTGGAGCTTGGACTGTTTTTAATCAAATGGAATTATTATTTGTAATTGGCTTGCCGATTGGTTTAGCTAAAAAAGCGAATGCTAGAGCAGCGATGGAAGCTGTTGTCACATATTTAACTTTCAATTACTTTGTTGGAAGTATATTAGAACATTTTGGGAAAACGTTTGGTGTTGATTATGCTGGTAGTGCTGATAGTGGCACTGGTCTTAAGATGATAGCAGGAATCAAAACATTAGATACAGGTATTGTTGGAGCTATCTTAATTTCAGCGATAGTCGTTTGGATTCATAATCGTTATTTTGATGTGAAATTACCAGAATTTTTAGGTATTTTTCAAGGATCTTCATTGGTTGTCATTATTGGATTCTTCATGATGTTACCCATCGCTATTTTAACAGCCTGGATTTGGCCTAAAATTCAATTAGGTATTGGATCTATGCAAGGATTCTTAGCAGCCTCAGGTGTTTTTGGTGTTTGGCTCTATACTTTCTTAGAACGAATTCTGATACCAACAGGTCTGCATCATTTCATCTATACACCATTTATTTTTGGTCCAGCGGTTGTTGAAGGTGGGATTACCAGATACTGGATGGATCATCTAAATGAATTTTCTAGATCAACTGAACCTTTAAAGAAACTTTTTCCAGAAGGTGGATTCGCTCTTCATGGAAATTCAAAAATATTTGCAGCACCAGGGATTGCGGCAGCCTTTTATGCCACTGCTAAACCTGAAAAACGTAAAAAAGTGCTGGCTATCTTGATCCCTGTTACACTAACAGCTGTCTTAGCCGGAATTACTGAACCTTTAGAATTTACATTCTTATTTATTGCGCCAGTACTATTTGTTGTTCATGCATTATTGGCAGCAACAATGGCAGCAACCATGTATGCTTTTGGTGTCGTTGGTGATATGGGTGGTGGATTTATTGACTTATTGGCGAAAAATTGGATTCCATTAGGAGCAAATCATTGGCAAACTTATGCGATTCAATTAGTCATTGGTTTAGCTTTTACAGCAATCTATTTCTTAGTTTTCCGCTTTTTAATTTTAAAATTCAATTTTGCAACACCGGGGCGAGAAGCAGATACGACGGATGTTAAATTATATAGTAAGAAAGAGTACAAAGAAAAAATGGCAGGTGCTGGTGGTCCAGCAATAGAGGGGGCAAATCAGTATACAGAAGCGGCAGCAATCTATTTGGAAGGACTTGGCGGTTCGGATAATATTGCTAATGTGAACAACTGTGCTACTCGTTTGCGTATTGGAGTACATGATGAAACTCTTGTTCAGCCGGATGAAGTCTTTAGAGAAGGCGGTGCCCACGGTGTCGTACGCAATGGTAAGGCTTTTCAAATAATCGTAGGTTTATCTGTTCCACAAGTTCGTGAACAATTTGAAAATTTACTAAAATTCAATCAAAATCTTGAAGGAGATGGACAATAA
- a CDS encoding Gfo/Idh/MocA family protein, translating to MKKINYGILSTASIVPRFVAGVNASQHGFVKGIASRSIEKAKLLAKELAIPNVYGSYEAICQDSEIEIIYVATYNKAHYSAAMLALKNGKHVLLEKPFCLTVKEAKELFAYAKEHNLFIMEAQKAVFLPATLKVKELIETGIIGKIRYVNASSSHLGVERIKWFDSLESGGGALFGSGTYPLEYLQFVLGNQFSSWTGTCLGKPNQSDSQCTLSLKLGEDTLATIFITTLVDAPSALTIYGEKGSITIPNYWKATELTVTINGEESEIFKFPMLSEFAYEVDHVNNCLEKGFIQSPWMSESVTVSTITIIETMYQEWIGNGLLTIK from the coding sequence ATGAAGAAAATCAATTATGGTATTTTAAGCACAGCATCGATTGTGCCACGATTTGTTGCTGGTGTGAATGCAAGCCAACATGGTTTTGTTAAAGGCATTGCTTCGCGTTCCATAGAGAAAGCTAAATTGCTAGCCAAGGAGTTAGCTATTCCCAATGTATATGGAAGTTATGAAGCAATTTGCCAAGATTCAGAAATTGAGATTATTTATGTTGCTACATACAATAAGGCTCATTATTCAGCTGCTATGCTAGCTTTAAAAAATGGAAAACATGTCTTACTGGAGAAACCCTTTTGTTTAACTGTAAAAGAAGCTAAGGAATTATTTGCCTATGCAAAAGAGCATAATTTGTTTATTATGGAAGCTCAGAAGGCTGTCTTTTTACCTGCAACTCTTAAAGTAAAGGAGCTCATTGAGACTGGCATAATTGGTAAAATCCGATACGTAAATGCAAGTAGTAGTCATTTAGGTGTTGAACGAATTAAGTGGTTTGATTCTTTGGAATCAGGTGGTGGTGCATTGTTTGGAAGTGGAACGTATCCGTTAGAATATCTACAATTTGTCTTAGGAAATCAATTTTCAAGTTGGACGGGAACTTGCTTAGGAAAACCTAATCAATCTGACTCACAGTGTACATTATCATTAAAGTTAGGCGAAGATACTCTTGCAACAATTTTTATTACAACCTTAGTCGATGCTCCTAGTGCCTTGACTATCTATGGTGAGAAGGGCTCGATTACTATTCCAAATTATTGGAAAGCAACAGAATTAACAGTAACTATTAATGGGGAAGAATCAGAAATTTTTAAATTTCCAATGCTAAGCGAGTTTGCGTATGAGGTAGATCATGTAAATAACTGTTTAGAAAAAGGTTTCATTCAAAGCCCGTGGATGTCAGAATCTGTAACTGTTTCGACAATTACGATCATTGAGACAATGTATCAAGAGTGGATCGGAAATGGATTACTAACAATAAAATAA
- a CDS encoding HI_0552 family protein, with amino-acid sequence MNLVEKDFRLFNREVVLFVKLKQQFDYDEIEWIKQQYKELWQKWKSLNLKAYEKSIRYIPYNKPKIESWTNGWQIRKHYWASYRMEGRESEATCIGVLLNRQNFRITIMWQKYKKNQSTVSASQYNRNLKQIGEWATKINQDNYFIWTTKSDEYDSYYSLSDYLTNSEIQATIKAEIDKDETFQIGYILKRQPEIKNVEEVVTEKLIELGELYQIFQ; translated from the coding sequence ATGAATTTAGTTGAAAAAGATTTTCGTCTATTTAATCGAGAAGTTGTCCTATTTGTTAAACTAAAGCAACAGTTTGATTATGATGAAATAGAATGGATTAAACAACAATATAAAGAACTTTGGCAAAAATGGAAAAGTTTGAATCTTAAAGCGTATGAAAAGAGTATCCGTTATATCCCTTATAATAAACCAAAAATTGAAAGTTGGACAAATGGTTGGCAAATTAGAAAGCATTATTGGGCTTCTTATCGTATGGAAGGTAGAGAATCTGAAGCAACTTGTATCGGCGTTTTACTGAATAGACAAAATTTCAGGATAACGATTATGTGGCAAAAATATAAAAAAAATCAATCAACTGTGTCTGCTAGTCAATACAATCGGAATTTAAAACAAATAGGTGAGTGGGCTACTAAAATCAATCAAGATAATTATTTTATTTGGACAACCAAAAGTGATGAGTATGATTCTTATTATAGTTTATCAGATTACTTAACAAATTCTGAGATTCAAGCTACAATAAAAGCTGAGATTGATAAAGACGAAACGTTTCAAATTGGCTACATCCTCAAGCGGCAGCCTGAAATTAAAAATGTTGAAGAAGTAGTGACTGAAAAATTAATTGAACTTGGAGAATTGTATCAAATTTTCCAATAA